Proteins found in one Bacteroidota bacterium genomic segment:
- a CDS encoding FAD-dependent oxidoreductase: MQLSRSAFLQRLVLAAGASLLLPRCHTPHINKPVPGKLTGAGSDLGHKLRTGNFPAHSRTEKISTLIIGGGVAGLSAARKLKQAGIPFLLIELETETGGNARGGSNPVSAFPWGAHYLPLPHPSLTELTALLQENGTITGFDANGKPLYNELHLSFEPQERLFINSRWQNDLVPHYGLTAETAKQITRFLQQMEVYRKATGSDGKQAFTIPLNRSSADEQYRSLDRLSMQQWMTRQGYTASELLEYVNYCCRDDYGTTLEETSAWAGIHYFASRHAEDEQNEGSVITFPEGNARLANTLREKIGSHIRTRQVAFAVMPGENESLADVWDAGSGLTTRYEARQIILAVPQFVAARLLKGSATRNLAGFSYSPWMVANITAKEFYSNGAVPLSWDNVIHGGRSLGYVNACHQQLQMPGDEFVFTFYLPLSHLPPSEARKEASELTHAQWCELIIAELEQAHPNARSCISNIDVWLWGHAMIRPLPGFVWSESRMRAAESIGNCIHFAHSDLSGISIFEEAFYAGIAAAEKVCANLLPHE, translated from the coding sequence GTGCAGCTCAGTCGCAGTGCGTTTCTACAGCGGCTTGTGCTGGCTGCGGGGGCATCACTCCTGCTTCCGCGTTGCCATACCCCGCACATCAATAAACCTGTACCCGGAAAGCTTACGGGAGCAGGCAGTGATCTGGGACACAAACTGCGTACCGGCAATTTTCCCGCTCATTCGCGCACCGAAAAAATAAGTACGCTTATTATTGGCGGCGGTGTGGCCGGGCTATCTGCCGCACGAAAGCTGAAGCAGGCCGGCATTCCGTTTCTGCTCATTGAACTGGAAACAGAAACCGGTGGTAATGCCAGAGGCGGAAGCAATCCGGTATCGGCATTTCCCTGGGGAGCGCATTACCTGCCCCTTCCCCACCCTTCGCTTACTGAACTGACAGCTCTGCTGCAGGAAAACGGCACGATTACCGGTTTTGATGCAAACGGGAAACCTTTGTACAATGAATTGCATCTGAGCTTTGAGCCACAGGAGCGGTTATTCATCAACAGCCGCTGGCAAAATGATTTAGTGCCGCACTATGGATTAACCGCAGAAACGGCAAAACAGATAACGCGTTTTCTGCAACAGATGGAGGTTTACCGCAAAGCCACCGGCAGCGATGGTAAACAGGCTTTCACCATTCCGCTCAACCGCAGCAGCGCCGACGAACAATATCGCAGTCTCGACAGGTTGTCGATGCAGCAATGGATGACCCGCCAAGGTTATACGGCTTCTGAGCTGCTGGAGTATGTGAATTATTGCTGCCGCGACGACTACGGCACTACACTTGAGGAAACATCGGCGTGGGCGGGCATACATTATTTTGCCTCGCGGCATGCCGAAGACGAACAAAATGAAGGCTCCGTAATTACGTTTCCTGAAGGCAATGCACGGCTGGCGAATACCCTGCGCGAGAAAATTGGTTCACATATCCGCACCCGGCAGGTGGCTTTTGCGGTAATGCCGGGCGAAAACGAATCGCTGGCAGATGTTTGGGATGCCGGAAGCGGCCTGACCACACGCTATGAAGCCCGGCAAATTATTCTTGCCGTACCCCAGTTTGTGGCTGCACGGCTTCTGAAAGGTAGTGCTACACGAAACCTTGCCGGATTCAGCTATTCGCCGTGGATGGTAGCCAATATTACGGCGAAGGAATTTTACAGCAATGGTGCTGTGCCTTTGAGCTGGGACAATGTGATTCACGGAGGCAGATCACTTGGCTATGTGAATGCCTGTCATCAGCAACTGCAAATGCCCGGCGATGAATTTGTATTTACGTTTTATCTGCCGCTCTCACACCTGCCGCCATCCGAAGCAAGAAAGGAAGCTAGCGAACTTACCCACGCGCAGTGGTGCGAACTGATCATTGCCGAACTTGAGCAGGCGCATCCCAATGCCCGCAGCTGCATCAGTAATATTGATGTATGGCTTTGGGGACATGCCATGATAAGACCATTGCCCGGCTTTGTGTGGAGCGAAAGCCGTATGCGCGCAGCTGAATCAATCGGCAACTGTATTCATTTTGCACATTCCGATCTGAGCGGTATTTCTATTTTCGAAGAAGCATTTTATGCGGGAATTGCTGCGGCTGAAAAAGTATGTGCCAATCTTTTGCCGCATGAATAA
- a CDS encoding polyamine aminopropyltransferase, with protein sequence MQLLLLLAVFVVATCGLVYELVAGTLASYLLGDSVTQFSTIIGVYLFAMGIGSWLSRYFERNLLGWFIQIEILVGLIGGFSSALLFYLFPHIESFRLLLYLLVGITGTLVGLEIPLLLRILKDRVAFRDLVSKVFTFDYIGALLASVIFPLLLVPYLGLIRTSMLFGLMNAGVGLYLVYAFRAELPTRRYLAISGITSILALVAGMVYADRIMEQTEETTYQANVVYSASTPYQRMVLTKNGDELRLFLNGNLQFSSTDEYRYHEALVHPGMIQVNNAQRVLVLGGGDGLAVRELLKYPSVKQIVLVDLDPHMTGLFSSHQLLTSLNQRSLLSSKVNIQNTDAFRWLSANRQLFDFIVVDFPDPSNYSVGKLYTKTFYDMLRRTLSPGGMAVIQSTSPFYAPQSFWCIHQTIESCGLTVKPYHALVPSFGEWGFMLVQQENKPLRTTGFPPGLRFLDEPTFAQLFHFPKDMARREAEVNRLNNQALVHYFEKEWSRVN encoded by the coding sequence ATGCAATTACTGCTGCTGCTTGCCGTTTTTGTGGTAGCCACGTGCGGACTGGTGTATGAACTGGTTGCGGGCACGCTGGCAAGCTATCTGCTTGGCGATTCGGTTACACAATTCTCTACCATTATCGGTGTTTATCTTTTTGCGATGGGCATCGGCTCGTGGCTTTCACGCTATTTCGAGCGCAACCTGCTTGGCTGGTTTATCCAGATTGAAATTCTGGTTGGGTTGATTGGCGGCTTCAGTTCGGCGCTGCTGTTTTATCTTTTTCCGCATATCGAATCGTTCAGGCTGCTGCTTTATTTGCTGGTGGGGATTACCGGCACGCTGGTGGGGCTTGAAATACCGCTGCTGCTGCGCATATTAAAAGACCGCGTAGCGTTCCGCGATCTTGTGTCGAAAGTATTTACGTTTGATTATATCGGGGCGCTGCTGGCTTCGGTAATATTTCCGTTGCTCCTTGTGCCTTATCTCGGGCTCATCCGCACGTCGATGCTGTTTGGCCTTATGAATGCCGGTGTGGGGTTGTATCTTGTTTATGCATTTCGCGCCGAGCTCCCTACCAGACGTTATCTCGCCATATCGGGTATCACGTCAATACTGGCACTGGTGGCAGGCATGGTGTATGCCGACAGGATTATGGAACAAACCGAAGAAACCACCTATCAGGCCAATGTCGTGTATTCGGCTTCCACACCTTACCAGCGCATGGTACTCACCAAAAACGGCGATGAACTTCGTTTGTTTTTAAATGGCAACCTTCAATTCAGTTCAACTGATGAATACCGCTATCACGAAGCATTAGTCCACCCGGGAATGATTCAGGTAAACAATGCACAGCGCGTACTTGTGCTTGGCGGAGGCGATGGTTTGGCGGTGCGGGAATTGCTGAAATACCCGTCGGTAAAACAAATCGTACTGGTTGATCTTGATCCGCACATGACGGGGCTTTTCTCTTCGCACCAGCTGCTTACTTCGCTTAATCAACGCTCATTGCTTTCCAGTAAGGTAAACATTCAAAACACCGATGCCTTCCGCTGGTTGTCTGCAAACCGGCAACTTTTCGATTTTATTGTGGTTGATTTTCCCGACCCGTCCAATTACTCCGTAGGTAAACTCTACACCAAAACATTTTACGATATGCTTCGCCGCACACTTTCGCCCGGCGGCATGGCGGTAATACAATCAACCTCTCCTTTTTATGCTCCGCAATCGTTCTGGTGTATTCACCAAACCATTGAATCGTGCGGACTCACTGTAAAGCCTTATCATGCGCTGGTGCCGTCTTTCGGCGAATGGGGTTTTATGCTTGTTCAGCAGGAAAACAAGCCGTTGCGCACAACCGGTTTCCCACCGGGGCTTCGCTTTCTGGACGAACCCACATTTGCACAACTGTTTCATTTTCCCAAAGATATGGCCCGGCGTGAGGCAGAGGTGAACCGGCTTAACAATCAGGCACTGGTGCATTACTTTGAAAAAGAATGGAGCAGGGTAAATTAA